Proteins from a single region of Catenulispora acidiphila DSM 44928:
- a CDS encoding LLM class flavin-dependent oxidoreductase, translating to MTTDQRHLHLNAFLMAPGHHDAAWRHPASQPHRVTDITYFQQLAQTAERGKFDSIFFADGLALWGGRTGGNVSGGLEPLTVLPAIAVATTHIGLIATASTTFNEPFHLARRFSSLDHVSGGRAGWNIVTSGTVNEANNFNLDEHIDHAVRYQRAAEFLDVATRLWDSWADDAVVLDKEAGVYADPERLREIEHAGSFFKVRGPLNVQRSPQGWPLLVQAGSSEDGKEFAARYAEAVFTAQQTLAEAQRFAKDVKARAAAYGREGLPVILPGICPIIGATEAEARALEDELTELQVIDYGLGQLSNMLNLDLAGYGLDERLPEDVLPSEDQVNGNKSRFTLVAELVRGEQLTIRQIIARLGGGRGHRVVTGTPEQIADALESWFHAGAADGFNIMPPILPTGLTDFVDHVVPELQRRGLFRTEYTGTTLRDHYGLSRPADHFSERVLASA from the coding sequence ATGACCACTGACCAGCGACACCTGCACCTGAACGCCTTCCTCATGGCGCCCGGGCACCACGACGCCGCCTGGCGCCACCCGGCCAGCCAGCCGCACCGGGTCACCGACATCACCTACTTCCAGCAGCTCGCGCAGACCGCGGAGCGCGGCAAGTTCGACTCGATCTTCTTCGCCGACGGACTGGCGCTGTGGGGCGGCCGGACCGGGGGCAACGTCTCCGGCGGGCTGGAACCGCTGACGGTGCTGCCCGCGATCGCCGTGGCCACCACGCACATCGGTCTGATCGCCACCGCCTCGACCACCTTCAACGAGCCCTTCCACCTGGCCCGCCGCTTCTCCTCGCTGGACCACGTCTCCGGCGGCCGCGCGGGCTGGAACATCGTCACCTCCGGCACCGTGAACGAGGCCAACAACTTCAACCTCGACGAGCACATCGACCACGCCGTCCGCTACCAGCGCGCCGCGGAGTTCCTGGACGTCGCCACGCGGCTGTGGGACAGCTGGGCCGACGACGCGGTGGTGCTCGACAAGGAAGCCGGGGTGTACGCCGACCCCGAGCGGCTCCGCGAGATCGAGCACGCCGGCTCGTTCTTCAAGGTACGAGGACCGCTGAATGTCCAACGCTCGCCTCAGGGCTGGCCGCTGCTGGTGCAAGCCGGGTCCTCCGAGGACGGCAAGGAGTTCGCCGCGCGCTACGCCGAGGCGGTTTTCACCGCACAGCAGACGCTCGCCGAGGCGCAGCGGTTCGCCAAGGACGTCAAGGCACGGGCCGCCGCCTACGGCCGCGAGGGTCTGCCGGTGATCCTGCCGGGCATCTGCCCGATCATCGGCGCCACCGAGGCCGAGGCGCGCGCCCTGGAGGACGAGCTCACCGAGCTGCAGGTCATCGACTACGGCCTGGGTCAGCTCTCGAACATGCTGAACCTCGACCTGGCCGGCTACGGGTTGGACGAGCGGCTGCCGGAGGACGTGCTGCCCAGCGAGGACCAGGTCAACGGCAACAAGAGCCGCTTCACGCTGGTCGCCGAGCTCGTGCGCGGCGAGCAGCTGACCATCCGGCAGATCATCGCGCGGCTCGGGGGAGGGCGCGGGCACCGGGTCGTCACCGGCACGCCCGAGCAGATCGCCGACGCGCTGGAGTCCTGGTTCCACGCCGGCGCCGCCGACGGCTTCAACATCATGCCGCCGATCCTGCCGACCGGGTTGACGGACTTCGTCGACCACGTCGTGCCCGAACTCCAGCGGCGCGGGCTGTTCCGCACCGAATACACCGGCACGACCCTGCGCGACCACTACGGGCTGTCGCGCCCCGCAGACCACTTCTCCGAGCGCGTGCTCGCCTCCGCCTGA
- a CDS encoding TauD/TfdA dioxygenase family protein — translation MTTTPTDFDIRRIGGRIGAEITGVDLAGNLDEGILKEVKAALLEHKALVFRNQNLDDEGQLRFASQFGPLTSAHPTVPGIAEQPQILPVDSERGAANVWHTDVTFVQSPPKASTLRGIVIPPYGGNTLIANTAAAYRDLPKPLRDLADTLWAVHTNDYDYAGPKGDDEKRQQYRDVFVSTKYRTAHPVVRVHPETGERGLFIGAFAQTIEGLSTTESKDVLRLLQAYVNRPENVLRVQWNPGDVVIFDNRITQHYAPDDYDTLPRRLNRVTIAGDVPVGIDGSSSRILEGDEAAHYTPATAAS, via the coding sequence ATGACAACCACTCCGACCGACTTCGACATCCGGCGCATAGGCGGCCGCATCGGCGCTGAGATCACCGGCGTGGACCTCGCCGGCAACCTGGACGAGGGCATCCTGAAGGAGGTGAAGGCGGCGCTGCTGGAGCACAAGGCGCTGGTGTTCCGCAATCAGAACCTTGATGACGAAGGCCAGCTCCGCTTCGCCTCGCAGTTCGGCCCGCTCACCAGCGCGCACCCGACCGTCCCCGGCATCGCCGAGCAGCCGCAGATCCTGCCGGTGGACAGCGAGCGCGGCGCGGCGAACGTGTGGCACACCGACGTTACGTTCGTGCAGTCGCCGCCGAAGGCCTCCACGCTGCGCGGCATCGTGATCCCGCCCTACGGTGGCAACACCCTGATCGCCAACACCGCGGCGGCGTACCGCGACCTGCCCAAGCCGCTGCGCGACCTGGCGGACACGCTGTGGGCCGTGCACACCAACGACTACGACTACGCCGGTCCGAAGGGCGACGACGAGAAGCGGCAGCAGTACCGCGACGTGTTCGTCTCCACGAAGTACCGCACGGCGCACCCGGTCGTGCGCGTGCACCCCGAGACCGGCGAGCGCGGGCTGTTCATCGGCGCGTTCGCGCAGACCATCGAAGGGCTGAGCACGACCGAGTCGAAGGACGTGCTGCGCCTGCTGCAGGCGTACGTCAACCGGCCGGAGAACGTGCTGCGGGTCCAGTGGAACCCCGGCGACGTGGTGATCTTCGACAACCGCATCACCCAGCACTACGCGCCCGACGACTACGACACGCTGCCCCGCCGCCTCAACCGCGTCACCATCGCCGGCGACGTCCCGGTCGGCATCGACGGGTCGAGCAGCCGCATCCTGGAGGGCGACGAAGCGGCGCACTACACGCCGGCGACGGCGGCGTCCTGA
- a CDS encoding Gfo/Idh/MocA family protein, with protein sequence MTQTKIRWGILATGGIAATFTADLQTLDDAEVVAVGSRSLEAAQAFADCHGIPRAHGSWAELAADPEVDIVYIATPHSAHHEAAALCLDAGKAVLCEKPLTLDAAQAEDLFRRAEAAGVFFMEAMWTRTVPAILRMVEMVRAGAIGEPRLITSDFSISFTGGPEHRMRNPALGGGALLDLGVYPLAFAQLVLGSPSVVQAVATLTPEGVDDTTAVTLVHPGGAVAALTCSISADGTWSATVAGTEGRIEFGRGFTSPTSFSLYRGDDLLERIEEPFLAGGMVHEAIEAQRCLREGLQQSPLAPWSETLTVMRTMDTVRAQVGVEYPA encoded by the coding sequence GTGACGCAGACCAAGATCCGCTGGGGCATCCTCGCGACCGGCGGCATCGCCGCCACCTTCACCGCCGACCTGCAGACCCTCGACGACGCCGAGGTGGTGGCCGTCGGCTCGCGCTCGCTCGAGGCGGCGCAGGCCTTCGCCGACTGCCACGGCATCCCGCGCGCCCACGGCTCCTGGGCCGAGCTGGCCGCGGACCCCGAGGTCGACATCGTCTACATCGCCACCCCGCACTCGGCGCACCACGAGGCGGCGGCACTGTGCCTGGACGCCGGCAAGGCCGTGCTCTGCGAGAAGCCGCTGACCCTGGACGCCGCGCAGGCCGAGGACCTGTTCCGGCGCGCCGAGGCCGCGGGCGTCTTCTTCATGGAGGCGATGTGGACGCGCACGGTCCCGGCGATCCTGCGCATGGTCGAGATGGTGCGCGCCGGGGCGATCGGCGAGCCGCGCCTGATCACGTCGGACTTCTCGATCAGCTTCACCGGCGGTCCCGAGCACCGCATGCGCAACCCCGCACTCGGCGGCGGAGCGCTGCTGGACCTCGGCGTCTACCCGCTCGCCTTCGCGCAGCTGGTCTTGGGCTCGCCGAGCGTCGTGCAGGCGGTCGCCACGCTGACCCCGGAGGGCGTGGACGACACCACGGCCGTCACCCTGGTCCACCCCGGCGGCGCCGTCGCGGCGCTGACCTGCTCGATCTCCGCCGACGGCACGTGGAGCGCGACGGTGGCCGGGACCGAGGGCCGGATCGAGTTCGGGCGCGGGTTCACCTCCCCGACCTCGTTCTCCCTCTACCGGGGCGATGACCTCCTCGAGCGGATCGAGGAGCCGTTCCTCGCCGGAGGCATGGTGCACGAAGCCATCGAGGCTCAGCGCTGCCTGCGCGAAGGGCTCCAGCAGAGCCCGCTGGCGCCGTGGTCGGAGACGCTGACGGTGATGCGGACCATGGATACCGTGCGGGCACAAGTCGGCGTCGAGTACCCGGCCTAA
- a CDS encoding galactose-binding domain-containing protein has protein sequence MSNAWARPRASLFVVLTLLLAALSVPSFGARPAAAATCDTGTNLALNKAVSASSSEGAGTPATAAVDGNTGTRWSSQFSDPQWLQVDLGSSQSICQVTLNWETASGKAFQIQTSNDASTWTTIYSTTAGPGGTQTLSVTGTGRYIRMYGTARNTGYGYSLWEFGVYGGTNGGGGGTPPPPTGGSLGSNVIVFSPSMSQASIQSTLNSISDQQVPSEFGTGRYELLFQPGTYGSAANPLIFTVGFYEAVAGLGQNPNAVVINGTVDSYNQCSGGTCNATTNFWRSLSNLSINVTGMSGCQAGDDFWAVSQAAPMRRVHINGNVSLMDYCVGGPGYASGGFIADSQFTGGTVTNGSQQQYITRDSALDGWSNGVWNQVFCGDPGAPAQSFASNSGLSGGPAPYTTLGTCPVTREAPYLYQDSGGNYNVFVPSLATNSNGPTWTNGQTPGKSLSLNTFFVVQPSATVDQINAALNAGDNLLFTPGVYHVPSTITVTHPDTQIVGLGFATLIPTNGNTTLSVADVSGVTLTGLLFDAGPTTSPSLLQVGTAGSATRHDSDPVSLDDVFFRVGGATAGSVTTPLVDNSNDSLLDDVWIWRADHGAGAGTWTGDQSPTGLIVNGSNVTAYGLAVEHFQQNEVDWNGQSGTVVFFQNENPYEVPNQASWMASASQKGYPALYIPNSVTSFQGYGMGSYSYFNQGVDIHNSMAFQVPQNSGVKLHDVLSVFLNGSGGIDSVVNGTGKAVSSAFGGPSDVVSYP, from the coding sequence ATGAGTAATGCTTGGGCCCGGCCACGGGCCTCGTTGTTTGTTGTACTGACGCTGTTGCTGGCGGCGTTGAGCGTGCCGTCGTTCGGCGCGCGGCCGGCAGCAGCGGCCACCTGTGACACCGGTACGAATCTGGCTCTGAACAAGGCGGTGAGCGCGTCCTCGAGCGAGGGCGCCGGAACCCCGGCCACGGCTGCGGTGGACGGGAACACCGGCACGCGCTGGTCGTCGCAGTTCTCCGACCCGCAGTGGCTGCAGGTCGATCTGGGCAGCTCGCAGAGCATTTGTCAGGTGACGCTGAACTGGGAGACCGCCTCGGGCAAGGCGTTCCAGATCCAGACCTCGAACGACGCCAGCACGTGGACCACGATCTATTCCACGACCGCAGGTCCCGGCGGCACGCAGACGCTCAGCGTGACCGGCACCGGTCGCTACATCCGGATGTACGGCACCGCGCGTAACACCGGTTACGGCTACTCGCTGTGGGAGTTCGGCGTCTACGGCGGCACCAACGGCGGAGGCGGCGGCACTCCCCCGCCCCCGACCGGCGGCAGCCTGGGCTCCAACGTGATCGTGTTCAGCCCGTCGATGTCGCAGGCCTCGATCCAGTCCACGCTGAACTCGATCTCCGACCAGCAGGTCCCCAGCGAGTTCGGGACCGGCCGGTACGAGCTGCTGTTCCAGCCCGGGACGTATGGCTCCGCGGCGAACCCGCTGATCTTCACGGTCGGCTTCTACGAGGCCGTCGCAGGGCTCGGACAGAACCCGAACGCCGTGGTCATCAACGGCACCGTCGACTCCTACAACCAGTGCTCCGGCGGCACCTGCAACGCGACCACGAACTTCTGGCGGTCGCTGAGCAACCTGTCGATCAACGTCACGGGCATGTCCGGCTGCCAGGCCGGCGACGACTTCTGGGCGGTGTCGCAGGCCGCGCCGATGCGCCGCGTGCACATCAACGGCAACGTGAGCCTGATGGACTACTGCGTCGGCGGGCCCGGCTACGCCTCCGGCGGCTTCATCGCCGACTCGCAGTTCACCGGCGGGACCGTCACCAACGGCTCGCAGCAGCAGTACATCACCCGCGACTCGGCGCTCGACGGCTGGAGCAACGGGGTCTGGAACCAGGTGTTCTGCGGCGACCCCGGCGCGCCGGCCCAGAGCTTCGCGTCGAACTCCGGCCTGTCCGGCGGCCCGGCGCCGTACACCACGCTCGGGACCTGCCCGGTCACGCGCGAGGCGCCGTACCTGTACCAGGACTCCGGCGGCAACTACAACGTCTTCGTGCCCTCCCTGGCCACCAACTCCAACGGTCCAACCTGGACCAACGGCCAGACCCCGGGCAAGTCGCTGTCGCTGAACACGTTCTTCGTGGTGCAGCCCTCGGCGACCGTGGACCAGATCAACGCCGCCCTGAACGCCGGTGACAACCTGTTGTTCACCCCGGGTGTCTACCACGTCCCGTCGACCATCACGGTGACCCACCCCGACACCCAGATCGTCGGTCTGGGCTTCGCCACGCTGATCCCGACCAACGGCAACACCACCCTGAGCGTCGCCGACGTGAGCGGCGTGACGCTCACCGGCCTGCTCTTCGACGCCGGCCCGACCACCTCGCCCTCGCTGCTGCAGGTCGGCACCGCGGGTTCGGCCACGCGCCACGACTCCGACCCGGTGTCGCTGGACGACGTGTTCTTCCGCGTCGGCGGCGCGACCGCGGGCTCGGTGACCACGCCGCTGGTCGACAACAGCAACGACTCGCTGCTGGACGACGTCTGGATCTGGCGCGCGGACCACGGCGCGGGCGCCGGTACCTGGACCGGCGACCAGAGCCCGACCGGTCTGATCGTCAACGGCAGCAACGTGACCGCCTACGGCTTGGCGGTCGAGCACTTCCAGCAGAACGAGGTCGACTGGAACGGCCAGAGCGGGACGGTCGTCTTCTTCCAGAACGAGAACCCCTACGAGGTGCCCAACCAGGCCTCGTGGATGGCCTCGGCCTCGCAGAAGGGGTATCCGGCGCTGTACATCCCGAACTCGGTGACCTCCTTCCAGGGCTACGGAATGGGCAGCTACAGCTACTTCAACCAGGGCGTGGACATCCACAACTCGATGGCGTTCCAGGTTCCGCAGAACTCCGGGGTGAAGCTGCACGACGTGCTGTCGGTGTTCCTGAACGGCTCCGGCGGGATCGACTCGGTCGTCAACGGGACCGGGAAGGCGGTGAGTTCGGCGTTCGGCGGTCCGTCCGACGTCGTCAGCTATCCCTGA